The Arthrobacter sp. MN05-02 genome includes the window AGGCGCCCGGTTCGTTGAAGGCGGCCATGACAGGGCCGGGCGCACGGTGGTGGATACCGGGCATGGCGTTGAAGGCGTGGGTGAGCAAGGTCGCGCCGCGGGCGAAAGCTTCCCTGGTCAGCTCGTTGTCCGCGTCGGTATGGCCGATTGCCACGGTGACTCCCACGCTTGCGAATTCTTCGATTGCGTCAAGAGCTCCTGGAAGTTCGGGGGCGATAGTGATCTGGCGCAAGGTGCCGCGTGCGGCGTCCAGCAGCTGGGCTATTGCTGCGCGGGTGGGATGTATCAGGTACTTGGGGTCATGTGCCCCGCATCGCGCGGTGGCGAGGAAAGGGCCTTCGAGGTGTGATCCGAGGATGAGCGGATTGGTGTTCGTAAGCTCGGCAATGGTGTTCAAACTGCGGCAGAGGTCCTCGAGAGGGGCTGTGACGAGGCTGAGGACGGAGCGCGTGGTGCCGTGCGCCCTGTGAATTGCCAATGAGTGCAAGATGTCGTTGGGTTCCGAGTCGAAGGACGCTCCGCCCGCGCCGTGGCAATGCAGGTCGATGAACCCCGGCACAAGGGTGAGTCCTTTGCCGTCGAAGACTTCTCGTGCAGAGTAACTGCACCAGGTGATGCCCGATCCGCTGGCGATAATGTGGCGGCCTCTTACCGCTACCCACCCATCTGCCACTGCTCCGTGTACGTCGAGCAGGTGGGTGCTGTGCACGATGAGGTCGCAGGAAAGGGCCGGTATCTGGTGAGGGGGTTCGTGTGTGAGGGTGCCCGACAGCATTGGGCTACCTTTGCCACGTGGGGAGGTTATCGGCTACGTACTTGTAGTAATCAACCCTTTGGAGTTCTGTCGCTGCGTCTTCATCCACGACCACTGTGGCGTGGGGGTGCATCTGCAGGATGGAGCCGGGACACATGGCAGTTACCGGACCTTCAATGAGGCCGGCGACGGCCTTTGCTTTCGATCGGCCCTGGGCGATCAGCACGACTTCCTTCGCGTCCATGATGGTGCCGAGCCCTTGGGTGAGGCAGTGCGTTGGGACTTCGTCGGGGCTCCCGAAGAAGCGGGCGTTGTCTTGACGTGTTTCGGGTGTGAGCGTTTTGATTCGGGTACGTGAGCTCAGGGATGAGGTTGGCTCGTTGAAGCCGATGTGTCCTGTGGAGCCGATTCCCAGCAGTTGGAGGTCGATTCCGCCGGATGCTGTTATGCGTTCCTCGTAGCTTCTGCACGCTTCTTGGAGGTCTGTGGCATATCCGTTCGGCACGTGGACTCGTTCCGGGTCCAGTCCGAGGGGCTTTGTGACTTCGCGGTCGATGACTGCGTGGTAGCTCTCGGGGTGGTTCGGGCTGATGCCCACGTATTCATCGAGGGCGAAAGCGGACAAGCCTGGCATGTGTTCCGGGCAACGGGCGGCCAATGCGCGGTAGACGGGCAGCGGGGAGGATCCGGTAGCGACGCCGAGGACCTTGAGGCGGCCGCTTGCGAAGCGATGTTCGATCATGTCTGCGACGTAGGCGCCAATGTCGGCG containing:
- the nagA gene encoding N-acetylglucosamine-6-phosphate deacetylase, which translates into the protein MLSGTLTHEPPHQIPALSCDLIVHSTHLLDVHGAVADGWVAVRGRHIIASGSGITWCSYSAREVFDGKGLTLVPGFIDLHCHGAGGASFDSEPNDILHSLAIHRAHGTTRSVLSLVTAPLEDLCRSLNTIAELTNTNPLILGSHLEGPFLATARCGAHDPKYLIHPTRAAIAQLLDAARGTLRQITIAPELPGALDAIEEFASVGVTVAIGHTDADNELTREAFARGATLLTHAFNAMPGIHHRAPGPVMAAFNEPGASLEIILDGVHLDPAIAKLAFDAAPGRVALVTDAMAATGAEDGNYRLGSVDVTVEQGCALLTGTNTIAGSTLTQDSALRNAITLLELPPEAAVEALTATPARLAGRHDLGSLNTGKAADLVLLDARYNVLAVWADGTRQL
- the nagB gene encoding glucosamine-6-phosphate deaminase, whose translation is MKIAILETSADIGAYVADMIEHRFASGRLKVLGVATGSSPLPVYRALAARCPEHMPGLSAFALDEYVGISPNHPESYHAVIDREVTKPLGLDPERVHVPNGYATDLQEACRSYEERITASGGIDLQLLGIGSTGHIGFNEPTSSLSSRTRIKTLTPETRQDNARFFGSPDEVPTHCLTQGLGTIMDAKEVVLIAQGRSKAKAVAGLIEGPVTAMCPGSILQMHPHATVVVDEDAATELQRVDYYKYVADNLPTWQR